Proteins from a genomic interval of Mycolicibacterium grossiae:
- a CDS encoding acyl-CoA dehydrogenase family protein — MDFTTTEASEDLGGLVRTIADTVCTPERQRELDGATERFDDTLWAKLKDADVLSTTAPESLGGGGFGALEQVAVLVALGRQMAAVPYLESAVLAAGAIAEFGSEELRRDWATPAVDGEKILTIALDAEMGQGPVQATGGGDGHRLTGTRALVPFGPIADAFLVPADTDAGVTVFLVAADDPGVTVTSLNTTGHGSVGLLDLQGAEIPAGRAIGGSEVVDWLAIRTTLGRSAFQIGVLERALELTAQYAREREQFERPIGSFQAVSSRLADGYIDLKGLRLTVTQAAWRVSEGLPAQLEVDSAAFWAAEAGHRVAHTAVHVHGGVGIDTDHPVHRYFLAAKQTEFAVGGATGSLLRIGRELAETPA, encoded by the coding sequence ATGGACTTCACGACGACGGAAGCCTCCGAGGATCTCGGCGGGCTGGTCCGCACCATTGCCGACACGGTGTGCACCCCCGAGCGCCAGCGCGAACTCGACGGCGCCACCGAGCGTTTCGACGACACGCTGTGGGCCAAGCTCAAGGACGCCGACGTGCTGTCGACGACGGCGCCGGAGTCTCTGGGCGGCGGCGGTTTCGGCGCGCTCGAGCAGGTGGCGGTCCTCGTCGCCCTCGGCAGGCAGATGGCCGCGGTGCCCTACCTGGAGTCCGCGGTGCTCGCCGCAGGCGCCATCGCCGAGTTCGGCTCCGAGGAGTTGCGCCGGGACTGGGCGACCCCGGCGGTCGACGGCGAGAAGATCCTCACCATCGCGCTCGACGCGGAGATGGGCCAGGGTCCGGTGCAGGCCACCGGCGGTGGTGACGGTCACCGGCTGACCGGCACCCGGGCGCTGGTGCCCTTCGGGCCCATCGCCGATGCGTTCCTGGTGCCGGCGGACACCGACGCCGGAGTGACCGTGTTCCTCGTCGCCGCGGACGACCCCGGCGTGACGGTGACGTCGCTGAACACCACCGGTCACGGCAGCGTCGGACTCCTCGACCTGCAGGGCGCGGAGATCCCCGCCGGCCGGGCGATCGGCGGGTCGGAGGTCGTCGACTGGCTGGCGATCCGAACCACGCTCGGCCGCAGTGCGTTCCAGATCGGCGTACTCGAGCGTGCGCTCGAATTGACCGCCCAGTACGCGCGCGAACGCGAACAGTTCGAACGGCCGATCGGCAGCTTCCAGGCCGTCTCGTCGCGCCTCGCCGACGGCTACATCGACCTCAAGGGACTGCGGCTCACGGTGACGCAGGCCGCCTGGCGGGTCTCCGAGGGCCTGCCCGCGCAGCTCGAGGTGGACTCGGCGGCGTTCTGGGCCGCCGAGGCCGGCCACCGCGTGGCGCACACCGCCGTCCACGTGCACGGCGGCGTCGGCATCGACACCGACCATCCGGTGCACCGCTACTTCCTGGCGGCCAAGCAGACGGAGTTCGCCGTCGGCGGGGCGACGGGCTCGCTGCTGCGCATCGGACGCGAGCTGGCCGAGACCCCGGCCTGA
- the fadD17 gene encoding long-chain-fatty-acid--CoA ligase FadD17 — MTPAVSDPDPTVTDLLVPLAEVTDRGVREEDAFVSWADHLVAAAALASAVRARLDPAKPPHVGVLLGNTTFFSSVLVAAGLSGLVPVGLNPTRRGAALARDVAHADCQLVLTDDPSALSGADLDVAVIDVGSDSWATELAANDGTAVTFADVSPDDLFMLIFTSGTSGEPKAVRVTHAKVAFPGAMLAQRFALGPADVFYLSMPLFHSNAVMAGWAVAVAAGGSIALRRRFSASGFLPDVRRYGATYANYVGKPLSYVLATPPRDDDADNPLRILYGNEGAPRDVVRFAERFDVLVVDGFGSTEGGIAIARTPDTPEGALGPLTDEVAIVDVDTGEPCPPGQIGELVNPTGPGWFRGYYGDRGAEDERMAGGVYHSGDLAYADEAGYAYFAGRLGDWMRVDGENLGTAPIERVLLRHPDVVEVAVFPVPDPAVGDRVMAALVLSDGAEFDAVAFEDFLAAQADLGPKQWPVLVRVAASLPRTATFKVLKRVLSAEATDCADPVHEIRRR; from the coding sequence CTGACCCCTGCGGTGAGCGACCCCGATCCGACCGTCACCGACCTGCTGGTGCCGCTCGCGGAGGTCACCGACCGCGGCGTGCGCGAGGAGGACGCCTTCGTCAGTTGGGCCGATCACCTCGTGGCGGCCGCCGCGCTGGCGTCCGCCGTCCGCGCCCGGCTGGACCCCGCGAAGCCGCCGCACGTCGGGGTCCTGCTCGGCAACACCACCTTCTTCTCCAGCGTGCTGGTGGCGGCCGGGCTTAGCGGCCTGGTCCCGGTGGGGCTGAACCCGACCCGACGCGGCGCCGCGCTCGCCCGCGACGTCGCCCACGCCGACTGTCAGCTGGTGCTCACCGACGACCCCTCGGCACTGTCCGGCGCGGACCTCGACGTCGCGGTGATCGACGTCGGATCCGACTCGTGGGCAACCGAACTCGCGGCGAACGACGGGACGGCGGTGACGTTCGCCGACGTCTCCCCCGACGACCTGTTCATGCTCATCTTCACCTCGGGCACCAGTGGCGAGCCGAAGGCCGTGCGGGTCACCCACGCCAAGGTGGCGTTCCCCGGCGCCATGCTGGCACAGCGGTTCGCCCTCGGGCCCGCCGACGTGTTCTACCTGTCGATGCCGCTGTTCCACTCCAACGCCGTGATGGCCGGGTGGGCGGTCGCCGTCGCCGCGGGTGGCTCGATCGCGCTGCGGCGCAGGTTCTCCGCGTCCGGGTTCCTCCCCGACGTACGACGCTACGGCGCCACCTACGCCAACTACGTCGGCAAGCCGCTGTCCTACGTCCTCGCGACACCACCGCGCGACGACGACGCCGACAACCCGCTGCGGATCCTGTACGGCAACGAGGGCGCGCCGCGCGACGTCGTGCGGTTCGCCGAGCGCTTCGACGTCCTGGTGGTCGACGGGTTCGGTTCGACCGAGGGCGGCATCGCCATCGCCCGTACGCCGGATACGCCCGAGGGTGCGCTCGGCCCGCTGACCGACGAGGTCGCCATCGTCGACGTCGACACCGGCGAGCCGTGTCCGCCGGGCCAAATCGGCGAACTGGTGAACCCGACGGGCCCGGGGTGGTTCCGCGGCTACTACGGCGATCGCGGGGCCGAGGACGAGCGCATGGCGGGCGGTGTCTACCACTCCGGCGACCTCGCGTACGCCGACGAGGCCGGCTACGCGTACTTCGCGGGTCGACTGGGCGACTGGATGCGCGTCGACGGCGAGAACCTCGGCACCGCACCGATCGAGCGCGTCCTGCTGCGTCATCCCGACGTCGTCGAGGTGGCCGTCTTCCCGGTCCCCGACCCGGCGGTCGGCGACCGGGTGATGGCGGCGCTGGTACTGAGCGACGGCGCGGAGTTCGACGCCGTCGCGTTCGAGGACTTCCTCGCCGCGCAGGCCGATCTCGGCCCGAAGCAGTGGCCCGTGCTGGTCCGCGTCGCCGCGTCGCTGCCCCGCACTGCGACGTTCAAGGTGCTCAAGCGCGTGCTCTCCGCCGAGGCCACCGACTGCGCCGACCCGGTGCACGAGATCCGCCGCCGCTAG
- a CDS encoding NAD(P)H-dependent flavin oxidoreductase has protein sequence MRTELCERFGIDYPIFVFTPSEKVAAAVTRAGGLGVLGCVRFNAADDLENVLQWMDANTDGKPYGVDIVMPAKVPTEGTSVDINKLIPQTHREFVDKTLADLGVPPLPEDEERSEGVLGWLHSVARSHVEVALKHPIKLIANALGSPPKDVIDQVHAAGVPVAALAGSAKHAQRHAENGVDIVIAQGHEAGGHTGEIASMVLVPEVVDALAASGSDAAVLAAGGIGSGRQVAAALALGAQGVWMGSAFLTAAEYDLGVRTEGGASVIQQALLAAGSSDTVRRRIYTGKPARLLKSRWTDAWDAENAPEPLPMPLQNILVSEAHQRMSESTDPTTVAMPVGQIVGRMNEIRPVADIIAELVDGFADATRRLDGIREG, from the coding sequence GTGAGAACCGAACTCTGCGAACGCTTCGGCATCGACTACCCGATCTTCGTGTTCACGCCGTCGGAGAAGGTGGCCGCCGCGGTCACCCGCGCCGGCGGCCTCGGCGTACTCGGCTGCGTGCGGTTCAACGCCGCCGACGACCTCGAGAACGTCCTGCAGTGGATGGACGCCAACACCGACGGCAAGCCGTACGGCGTGGACATCGTCATGCCGGCCAAGGTCCCGACCGAGGGCACCAGCGTCGACATCAACAAGCTCATCCCGCAGACGCACCGCGAGTTCGTCGACAAGACGCTCGCCGACCTCGGTGTGCCGCCGCTGCCGGAGGACGAGGAGCGCTCCGAGGGCGTGCTCGGCTGGCTGCACTCGGTGGCGCGCAGCCACGTCGAGGTGGCCCTCAAGCACCCCATCAAGCTGATCGCCAACGCGCTCGGATCGCCGCCGAAGGACGTCATCGACCAGGTGCACGCCGCGGGTGTTCCGGTGGCGGCACTCGCGGGCAGCGCCAAGCATGCGCAGCGGCACGCCGAGAACGGCGTCGACATCGTGATCGCGCAGGGCCACGAGGCCGGCGGTCACACCGGTGAGATCGCGTCCATGGTGCTGGTGCCGGAGGTCGTCGATGCGCTGGCTGCGTCCGGCAGCGACGCCGCAGTGCTGGCCGCGGGCGGCATCGGTTCCGGGCGGCAGGTCGCGGCGGCGCTGGCGCTCGGCGCGCAGGGCGTGTGGATGGGGTCGGCGTTCCTCACCGCCGCCGAGTACGACCTCGGCGTGCGCACCGAGGGCGGCGCGTCGGTGATCCAGCAGGCGCTGCTGGCCGCGGGGTCGAGCGACACCGTGCGGCGCCGCATCTACACCGGAAAACCCGCCCGGCTGCTCAAGAGCCGGTGGACCGACGCCTGGGACGCCGAGAACGCGCCCGAACCGCTGCCCATGCCGCTGCAGAACATCCTCGTCAGCGAAGCGCACCAGCGGATGAGCGAGTCGACCGACCCGACGACCGTCGCGATGCCGGTGGGTCAGATCGTCGGCCGGATGAACGAGATCCGGCCGGTGGCCGACATCATCGCCGAACTCGTCGACGGCTTCGCCGACGCCACCCGGCGGCTGGACGGCATCCGCGAGGGCTGA
- a CDS encoding acyl-CoA synthetase: protein MALNIADLAEHAIDAVPDRIALISGDETLTYAQLEQKANRFAHYLIDQGVRKDDKVGLYCRNRIEIVIAMLGTVKAGAILVNVNFRYVEGELKYLFDNSDMVALVHERRYADRVANVLPETPNVRTILVVEDGSDDDYQRYGGVEFGAALEQGAPERDFGPRSADDIYLLYTGGTTGFPKGVMWRHEDIYRVLFGGTDFATGEPIADEYDLAKQAAANAPMVRYPIPPMIHGATQSATWMSLFSGQTVVLVPEFDADEVWRTIEKHGVNLLFFTGDAMARPLLDALLAHQDAGNTYDLSSLFLLASTAALFSTSIKEKFLELLPNRIITDSIGSSETGFGGTSVVAKGQSHTGGPRVTIDKNTKVLDEDGNEVVPGSGTRGIIAKCGHIPVGYFKDEKKTAETFRTINGVRYAIPGDYAEVEADGTVTMLGRGSVSINSGGEKIYPEEVEAALKGHPDVFDALVVGVPDPRFGQHVAAVVHPREGARPTLADLDAFVRQEIAGYKVPRSLWLVDEVKRSPAGKPDYRWAKDVTEERAADDVHAKHAAAQS, encoded by the coding sequence GTGGCCCTGAACATCGCCGATCTCGCCGAGCACGCCATCGACGCCGTGCCTGACCGCATCGCCCTCATCTCCGGGGACGAGACGCTCACCTACGCCCAGTTGGAGCAGAAGGCGAACCGCTTCGCCCACTACCTCATCGACCAGGGTGTCCGAAAGGACGACAAGGTCGGCCTGTACTGCCGCAACCGCATCGAGATCGTCATCGCGATGCTGGGCACGGTCAAGGCCGGCGCGATCCTCGTCAACGTCAACTTCCGCTACGTCGAGGGCGAGCTGAAGTACCTCTTCGACAACTCCGACATGGTGGCGCTCGTCCACGAGCGCCGGTACGCCGACCGGGTGGCCAACGTCCTGCCCGAGACGCCCAACGTCAGGACGATCCTGGTCGTCGAGGACGGGTCCGACGACGACTACCAGCGCTACGGCGGCGTGGAGTTCGGGGCCGCTCTCGAGCAGGGCGCACCCGAGCGCGACTTCGGGCCGCGCAGCGCCGACGACATCTACCTGCTGTACACCGGCGGAACCACGGGATTCCCCAAGGGCGTGATGTGGCGCCACGAGGACATCTACCGAGTCCTGTTCGGCGGCACGGACTTCGCGACCGGCGAGCCCATCGCCGACGAGTACGACCTCGCCAAGCAGGCCGCGGCCAATGCACCGATGGTCCGCTACCCGATCCCGCCGATGATCCACGGCGCCACGCAGTCCGCCACCTGGATGTCGCTCTTCTCCGGCCAGACCGTGGTGCTGGTGCCGGAATTCGACGCCGACGAGGTGTGGCGCACCATCGAGAAGCACGGCGTCAACCTGCTGTTCTTCACCGGTGACGCGATGGCGCGGCCGCTGCTCGATGCGCTGCTCGCCCACCAGGACGCCGGTAACACCTACGACCTGTCGAGCCTGTTCCTGCTCGCCAGCACCGCGGCGCTGTTCTCCACCAGCATCAAGGAGAAGTTCCTCGAGTTGTTGCCCAACCGCATCATCACCGACTCGATCGGGTCCTCGGAGACCGGCTTCGGCGGCACCAGCGTGGTCGCCAAGGGACAGTCGCACACCGGTGGCCCGCGCGTGACCATCGACAAGAACACCAAGGTGCTCGACGAGGACGGCAACGAGGTGGTGCCGGGCTCGGGTACGCGCGGCATCATCGCCAAGTGCGGCCACATTCCGGTCGGCTACTTCAAGGACGAGAAGAAGACCGCCGAGACGTTTCGCACCATCAACGGCGTGCGGTACGCGATCCCCGGCGACTACGCCGAAGTCGAGGCCGACGGCACGGTGACGATGCTGGGTCGGGGATCGGTGTCGATCAACTCCGGCGGCGAGAAGATCTACCCCGAAGAGGTGGAGGCCGCGCTCAAGGGGCATCCCGACGTCTTCGACGCGCTCGTGGTGGGCGTCCCCGACCCGCGGTTCGGCCAGCACGTCGCCGCCGTGGTGCATCCGCGGGAGGGCGCCCGGCCGACGCTGGCGGACCTGGATGCGTTCGTGCGCCAGGAGATTGCGGGATACAAGGTGCCGCGCAGCCTCTGGCTCGTCGACGAGGTGAAGCGCTCCCCGGCGGGCAAGCCCGACTACCGCTGGGCCAAGGACGTGACCGAGGAACGTGCCGCCGACGACGTGCACGCCAAACACGCTGCGGCACAGAGCTAG
- a CDS encoding crotonase/enoyl-CoA hydratase family protein — protein MSTPDKGPDALVEQRGHTLIVTLNRPEARNALSGEMLSIMVEAWDRVDSDPEIRTCVLTGAGGYFCAGMDLKAASAKPPGDSFADGSYDPSRIDGLLKGRRLTKPLIAAVEGPAIAGGTEILQGTDIRIAGESAKFGISEAKWSLYPMGGSAVRLVRQIPYTIACDLLLTGRHITAAEALSYGLIGYVVPDGSALDKALEIAEVINGNGPLAVQAILKTIRETEGMHEEAAFKPDTANGIPVFLSEDAKEGPRAFKEKRAPNFQMK, from the coding sequence GTGAGCACACCCGACAAAGGTCCCGACGCCCTCGTCGAACAGCGAGGACACACCCTCATCGTCACGCTCAACCGACCCGAGGCGCGCAATGCGCTGTCGGGCGAGATGCTCTCGATCATGGTCGAGGCCTGGGACCGCGTCGACTCCGATCCCGAGATCCGCACCTGCGTCCTGACCGGTGCCGGGGGGTACTTCTGCGCGGGCATGGACCTCAAGGCCGCGAGCGCGAAGCCGCCGGGTGACTCGTTCGCCGATGGCAGCTACGACCCGTCGCGCATCGACGGGCTGCTGAAGGGTCGTCGTCTCACCAAGCCGCTGATTGCCGCCGTCGAGGGGCCCGCGATCGCCGGCGGCACCGAGATCCTGCAGGGCACCGACATCCGCATCGCGGGCGAGAGCGCGAAGTTCGGCATCTCCGAGGCCAAGTGGAGCCTGTACCCGATGGGCGGCTCGGCCGTGCGCCTGGTGCGCCAGATCCCCTACACGATCGCCTGCGACCTGCTGCTGACCGGACGGCACATCACCGCCGCCGAGGCGCTGTCCTACGGGCTGATCGGCTACGTCGTGCCCGACGGCAGCGCCCTGGACAAGGCACTCGAGATCGCCGAGGTGATCAACGGCAACGGGCCGCTGGCGGTGCAGGCGATCCTCAAGACCATCCGCGAGACGGAGGGCATGCACGAGGAGGCGGCCTTCAAGCCGGACACGGCCAACGGCATCCCGGTGTTCCTGAGCGAGGACGCCAAGGAGGGCCCGCGGGCGTTCAAGGAGAAGCGGGCGCCGAACTTCCAGATGAAGTAA
- a CDS encoding cytochrome P450 has protein sequence MTTTALDVDLADGNFYADRGAREAYAWMRANSPVFRDRNGLAAATTHAAVLDAERNPELFSSTGGIRPDQPGMPYMIDMDDPAHLLRRKLVNSGFTRKRVMDKLPSIERLCDTLIDAVCERGECDFVRDIAAPLPMAVIGDMLGVLPQERDMLLRWSDDLVCGLSSTVDEQAIQKLMDTFAAYTAFTMDVIAKRRAEPTDDLFSILVNAEVEGQRMADEEIVFETLLILIGGDETTRHTLSGGTEQALRHRDQWDRLAADQDLLPGAIEEMLRWTSPVKNMCRTLTADTEFHGTSLTAGEKLMLMFESANFDEAVFGDPENFRIDRSPNNHVAFGFGTHFCLGNQLARLELRIMLTRVLQRLPDLRLADEDMLPLRPANFVSGLESMPVVFTPTARVS, from the coding sequence GTGACCACCACCGCCCTCGACGTCGACCTCGCCGACGGAAACTTCTACGCCGACCGTGGCGCCCGCGAGGCCTACGCGTGGATGCGCGCCAACTCGCCGGTGTTCCGTGACCGCAACGGCCTCGCCGCGGCGACGACGCACGCCGCCGTGCTGGACGCCGAACGCAACCCCGAGCTGTTCTCGTCGACCGGCGGCATCCGGCCCGACCAGCCGGGCATGCCCTACATGATCGACATGGACGATCCCGCACACCTGTTGCGCCGCAAGCTCGTCAACTCCGGCTTCACCCGCAAGCGCGTGATGGACAAGCTGCCGTCGATCGAGCGGCTGTGCGACACCCTGATCGACGCGGTGTGCGAGCGCGGCGAGTGCGACTTCGTCCGCGACATCGCCGCACCGCTGCCGATGGCCGTCATCGGCGACATGCTGGGCGTGCTGCCCCAGGAACGCGACATGCTGCTGCGGTGGTCCGACGACCTGGTGTGTGGGCTCAGTTCGACCGTCGACGAGCAGGCCATCCAGAAGCTCATGGACACCTTCGCCGCCTACACGGCGTTCACCATGGACGTCATCGCCAAGCGGCGGGCGGAGCCGACCGACGACCTGTTCTCGATCCTGGTGAACGCCGAGGTCGAGGGACAGCGGATGGCCGACGAGGAGATCGTCTTCGAGACGCTGCTGATCCTCATCGGCGGCGACGAGACCACCCGGCACACCCTGTCCGGCGGCACGGAACAGGCGCTGCGCCACCGGGATCAGTGGGACCGGCTGGCAGCGGATCAGGACCTGCTGCCCGGAGCGATCGAGGAGATGCTGCGCTGGACCTCGCCGGTGAAGAACATGTGCCGCACGCTCACCGCGGACACCGAGTTCCACGGCACGTCGCTGACCGCCGGCGAGAAGCTCATGCTGATGTTCGAGTCGGCCAACTTCGACGAGGCGGTCTTCGGCGACCCGGAGAACTTCCGCATCGACCGCAGCCCCAACAACCACGTCGCCTTCGGGTTCGGCACGCACTTCTGCCTGGGCAACCAGCTGGCGCGCCTCGAGCTGCGCATCATGCTGACCAGGGTGTTGCAGCGCCTGCCGGATCTGCGCCTGGCCGACGAGGACATGCTGCCGCTGCGCCCGGCGAACTTCGTCAGCGGGTTGGAGTCCATGCCGGTGGTCTTCACGCCGACCGCGCGCGTGTCCTGA
- a CDS encoding acetoacetate decarboxylase family protein has protein sequence MPVRIRTATQHVAMFSVDADAAQRMIDYSGLRVCRLRPHRAVAVLMLMEYVDGDLGRYLEYGTNVMVNPPGSDASGLRAFQSAGAFIHHLPVDQSFTLEAGRTIWGYPKVLAEFTVRDGRRFSFDTTIDGRFAVGMDFAPGIPVPSRFTSAPRVHSTYSHLDGVTRETAGHMALSGVRYRPGGATVRLGNHPYARELAALGFPKRALFSGSATNVEMTFADAKEIP, from the coding sequence ATGCCCGTCCGCATCCGCACTGCCACCCAGCACGTGGCGATGTTCTCCGTCGACGCGGACGCGGCGCAGCGCATGATCGACTACAGCGGGTTGCGGGTGTGCCGCCTGCGGCCGCATCGGGCCGTCGCGGTGCTCATGCTCATGGAGTACGTCGACGGCGACCTCGGCCGCTACCTCGAGTACGGCACCAACGTCATGGTGAATCCGCCCGGGTCGGACGCGAGCGGCCTGCGGGCGTTTCAGTCCGCGGGCGCCTTCATCCATCACCTGCCGGTCGATCAGTCCTTCACCCTCGAGGCCGGCCGGACCATCTGGGGATACCCGAAGGTGCTGGCGGAGTTCACCGTTCGTGATGGGCGACGCTTCTCGTTCGACACCACCATCGATGGACGGTTCGCCGTCGGCATGGACTTCGCGCCCGGCATCCCCGTGCCGTCGCGATTCACCTCGGCGCCCCGGGTGCATTCCACCTACTCGCACCTCGACGGGGTCACCCGCGAAACCGCGGGCCACATGGCGCTGAGCGGCGTGCGCTACCGGCCCGGCGGTGCCACCGTCCGGCTCGGCAACCACCCGTACGCCCGCGAACTCGCCGCACTCGGCTTCCCGAAGCGGGCCCTGTTCTCGGGCTCCGCCACCAACGTCGAAATGACCTTCGCCGACGCCAAGGAGATCCCGTGA
- a CDS encoding LLM class F420-dependent oxidoreductase, which produces MKLGLQLGYWGAQPPTNHAELVATAEEVGFDTVFTAEAWGSDAYTPLAWWGRETTRMRLGTSVIQLSARTPTACAMAALTLDHLSGGRHVLGLGVSGPQVVEGWYGQTFPKPLARTREYVDILRQVWAREAPVRSDGPHYPLPRSGEGTTGLGKNLKPITHPLRADIPVMLGAEGPKNVALAAEICDGWLPIFYSPRIADMYNEWLDEGFARPGARRTRETFEICATAQVVVTDDRAGVMELMKPHLALYMGGMGAEDTNFHADVYRRMGYSEVVDEVTALFRSDRKDQAAAVIPDELVDDSAIVGDLEFVKEQIKAWEASGVTMMVVGARSSEQIRDLAALV; this is translated from the coding sequence ATGAAGCTCGGTCTGCAGCTCGGGTACTGGGGCGCACAGCCACCGACCAACCACGCGGAACTCGTCGCGACCGCCGAGGAGGTCGGCTTCGACACCGTCTTCACCGCCGAGGCGTGGGGTTCGGACGCCTATACCCCGCTGGCGTGGTGGGGGCGCGAGACCACCCGCATGCGCCTCGGCACGTCGGTCATCCAGCTCTCCGCGCGCACCCCGACGGCGTGCGCGATGGCGGCACTGACGCTCGACCACCTGTCCGGCGGCAGGCACGTCCTCGGCCTCGGCGTCTCCGGGCCGCAGGTGGTGGAGGGCTGGTACGGCCAGACGTTCCCGAAGCCGCTGGCCCGCACGCGCGAGTACGTCGACATCCTGCGTCAGGTGTGGGCGCGCGAAGCCCCGGTGCGCAGCGACGGCCCGCACTACCCGTTGCCGCGCTCCGGTGAGGGCACCACCGGTCTCGGCAAGAACCTCAAGCCCATCACCCACCCGCTGCGCGCCGACATCCCCGTCATGCTGGGCGCGGAGGGTCCCAAGAACGTCGCGCTGGCCGCCGAGATCTGCGACGGCTGGCTGCCCATCTTCTACTCGCCGCGCATCGCCGACATGTACAACGAGTGGCTCGACGAGGGGTTCGCCCGCCCGGGCGCACGCCGCACGCGCGAGACGTTCGAGATCTGTGCGACGGCCCAGGTGGTGGTCACCGACGACCGGGCCGGCGTGATGGAGCTAATGAAGCCGCACCTCGCGCTCTACATGGGCGGCATGGGCGCCGAGGACACCAACTTCCATGCCGACGTCTACCGCCGGATGGGCTACTCCGAGGTGGTCGACGAGGTGACCGCGCTGTTCCGCAGCGACCGCAAGGACCAGGCGGCAGCGGTGATCCCGGACGAACTCGTCGACGACTCCGCCATCGTGGGCGACCTCGAGTTCGTCAAGGAACAGATCAAGGCGTGGGAGGCGTCCGGCGTCACGATGATGGTGGTCGGGGCGCGCTCGTCCGAGCAGATCCGCGACCTGGCTGCACTCGTCTGA
- a CDS encoding Zn-ribbon domain-containing OB-fold protein produces the protein MSASQSSPASIDEHQPPLSAPLKLSFDYTRSVGPVLGRFFTELRGRRVVGVRGSDGRVLVPPAEFDPVTYERLTEIVPVDSVGTVLSWTWQPEPLEGQPLQRPFAWALIRLDGADTPLLHAVDAGSAEEISTGARVRVHWADEPVGAITDIAYFTLGDTAEDVPDATADERDPVTMLVVPTWIEIQHTASLPESTFLRGLEQGKLLGARTARGRDGQPGKVYFPPKEADPATGLALDEFVELPDKGTVTTFAIINIPFAGQRIKPPYVAAYVLLDGADIPFLHLVTEIEATEVRMGMRVEAVWKPQEEWGLGIDNIDHFRPTGEPDADYETYRHHL, from the coding sequence GTGAGTGCCAGCCAAAGCAGCCCGGCCAGTATCGATGAGCATCAGCCGCCCCTTTCGGCCCCGCTGAAACTGTCTTTCGACTACACCCGTTCAGTAGGTCCCGTCCTTGGCCGCTTCTTCACCGAACTCCGCGGACGACGCGTCGTCGGCGTGCGCGGCTCGGACGGCCGAGTCCTCGTGCCGCCTGCCGAATTCGATCCGGTCACCTACGAGCGGCTGACGGAGATCGTACCGGTGGACAGCGTCGGCACGGTGCTGTCGTGGACGTGGCAGCCGGAGCCGCTGGAGGGCCAACCGCTGCAGCGCCCGTTCGCGTGGGCGCTCATCCGGCTCGACGGCGCGGACACCCCGCTGCTGCACGCCGTGGACGCCGGCTCGGCCGAGGAGATCAGCACCGGTGCACGCGTGCGCGTGCACTGGGCCGACGAACCGGTCGGCGCCATCACCGACATCGCGTACTTCACGCTGGGCGACACCGCCGAGGACGTGCCCGATGCGACGGCCGACGAGCGCGACCCGGTCACCATGCTGGTGGTGCCGACGTGGATCGAGATCCAGCACACCGCGTCGCTGCCGGAGAGCACGTTCCTGCGGGGGCTCGAGCAGGGCAAGCTACTGGGGGCGCGCACCGCCCGTGGCCGCGACGGACAGCCCGGCAAGGTGTACTTCCCGCCGAAGGAGGCCGATCCGGCCACCGGGCTCGCACTCGACGAGTTCGTCGAGCTGCCGGACAAGGGCACCGTCACGACGTTCGCGATCATCAACATTCCATTCGCCGGGCAGCGCATCAAGCCGCCCTACGTCGCCGCCTACGTGCTCCTCGACGGCGCCGACATCCCGTTCCTGCACCTGGTCACCGAAATCGAGGCCACCGAGGTGCGGATGGGCATGCGGGTCGAGGCGGTGTGGAAGCCCCAGGAGGAGTGGGGTCTCGGCATCGACAACATCGACCACTTCCGGCCCACCGGCGAACCCGACGCCGACTACGAGACCTACCGCCACCACCTGTAG